One part of the Prunus persica cultivar Lovell chromosome G5, Prunus_persica_NCBIv2, whole genome shotgun sequence genome encodes these proteins:
- the LOC18776106 gene encoding uncharacterized protein LOC18776106 isoform X1: MEHQPLLQRYRRDRRKLLEFLLSSSGLVTELRTPTGSAASLSHIDFDTLSADYVLDCVKSGGVLDISEATKKYFHESSYPLMIHSQLGNSFFLLSDPELSGSPPRRVPSPINVNRTSENASSSSTQMDSLNVEDIAKAGDYYGFKDRAMLSAPPKPVKDVTNMSLGLPHLNTGLSDDDLRESAYEILLASMATSGIVICSIEDRKKQRSSKLLSRLKSRKDTANVQSQPLERHLQLLNTIRVQMQISEAMDESTRQKLMLLASGRTRVQIDVPQVLLGLLNGTFKSDFPNEKSYLQWKNRQASILEELLCFSANLVAHDQQAIKRSLAVVRNSKEWDFMSLSERAEVLSVIKQVALKFSSLPGHFGIQSETYYWTSGYHLNIRLYEKLLLGVFDVLDEGQLIEEADEFLMLIKMAWPTLGITQKIHDALYGWVLFQQFVATDEPVLLEYATLELQKIISAEDDDEKLRLYMTSLLCSRQCNGSEIKLSLVEAVFYLISIWSESKLEDYHLHFSQQPCHLKKVWSLVSVVGIHTFRDGGDMKLSRLNILDEDPSTIFESYVKRSIEAAYRRVASNVDHLSKVEKKHPLNVLANELRLISEREFNVFYPKLCKLCPQSVMIVAMQLHRVYWERLKSFIDGVSSLSEDVISVLPAAHLLDQGLTQLYNIGNGANSGDLHHYPIGEVAKPIILDWVIAQHARILEWTGRAFDLEEWEPLSSQQRQAPSIIEVFRIIEETVDQFFGFNLPMDITHLQGLLSVVFHALDAYLLKLLDELVEKNHLYPSPPPLTRYKETTIPVMKKKLLECVPLDDNVYDKLNSLTIPKLCIRLNTLKYIQKQIDILEEGIRKSWALVRHSSDKKWDKKQSLGTSTCNEQVDELFATTFEIIRDTAANAISRLCDFTGARVVFLDLKHAFLFGLYCGNVEGARLDGVLTHIDTVLGHLCGLIDDSLRDVVVLSIFRASLEGFVWVLLDGGPSRAFCDSDILLMEDDLATLKEFFVADGEGLPRSLVEQETKFAEQILNVYSFQTESIIQMLMAASEQISSGLDSHDHNHVRLNNAHTLVRILCHKKDREASKFLKRQYQFPMSSEYDDTPSKDPTSRSPLRSDLTNRSTSFHWNKMSPTSFKTFKKKLQDATSEIRNVAW; the protein is encoded by the exons ATGGAGCACCAACCTCTTTTGCAGCGATATCGCCGTGATCGTCGTAAGCTCTTAGAATTTCTCTTGTCGTCGTCGGGTCTCGTCACGGAGCTCCGGACCCCGACCGGGTCCGCCGCCTCGCTTTCCCACATCGATTTTGATACTCTCAGCGCCGATTATGTCCTCGACTGCGTCAAATCCG GTGGAGTTTTGGATATATCTGAAGCAACCAAGAAGTACTTCCATGAATCTTCTTACCCTCTAATG ATTCATTCCCAATTAGGCAATTCCTTTTTTCTACTTTCTGATCCAGAATTATCTGGATCACCTCCTCGGCGTGTGCCTTCTCCCATAAATGTGAACCGAACCTCCGAGAATGCATCAAGTTCATCCACCCAGATGGATTCTTTGAATGTTGAGGACATTGCAAAGGCTGGTGATTACTATGGTTTTAAAGATAGAGCCATGCTGAGTGCACCTCCGAAGCCTGTTAAAGATGTTACGAACATGTCATTGGGATTGCCTCATCTGAACACAG GATTGTCGGATGATGACTTGCGGGAGTCGGCCTATGAAATATTGCTTGCATCTATGGCAACTTCTGG GATTGTAATATGTTCAATTGAGGACAGAAAGAAGCAAAGGAGTTCCAAATTGCTGTCCCGATTGAAGAGTAGAAAGGATACAGCAAATGTGCAGTCTCAGCCTCTTGAAAGACATTTACAGCTCCTCAACACCATCCGTGTGCAAATGCAG ATTTCAGAAGCGATGGATGAGAGCACTAGGCAAAAGTTGATGCTGTTAGCGTCAGGGAGAACACGGGTGCAAAtcgatgttcctcaagttttgttGGGGCTTTTAAATGGAACTTTTAAGTCTGATTTTCCAAatgaaaaatcttatttgCAATGGAAGAATAGACAG GCAAGTATCTTAGAAGagcttctctgtttttctgcTAATCTTGTAGCACACGATCAACAAGCTATTAAGCGCTCTCTAGCTGTGGTCAGAAATTCGAAG GAATGGGACTTTATGTCTCTATCTGAACGGGCAGAGGTTCTATCAGTTATCAAACAGGTGGCCTTGAAGTTTTCATCTCTTCCAGGACACTTCGGTATCCAAAGTGAGACCTATTATTGGACTTCTGGGTATCACCTGAATATTAGACTTTATGAAAAACTACTTCTTGGAGTGTTTGATGTTCTTGATGAAGGCCAGCTGATAGAG GAAGCTGATGAGTTCCTGATGCTTATAAAGATGGCATGGCCTACTTTAGGCATTACTCAAAAAATCCATGATGCACTATATGGGTGGGTTCTTTTCCAACAG TTTGTTGCGACAGATGAGCCTGTGCTGTTGGAATATGCAACACTAGAGTTGCAGAAAATTATATCagctgaagatgatgatgagaagTTGAGGCTATATATGACTAGCCTGTTATGTTCAAGGCAATGCAATGGCAGTGAGATAAAGCTTAGTTTGGTAGAGGCTGTCTTCTACTTGATAAGCATCTGGTCCGAGAGTAAATTGGAAGATTATCATCTGCATTTTAGTCAG cAACCTTGTCACTTAAAGAAGGTATGGAGCTTAGTGTCAGTAGTTGGCATTCATACTTTCCGTGATGGTGGTGATATGAAG TTGAGCAGGTTGAATATTCTCGATGAGGATCCTTCTACAATATTTGAATCTTATGTGAAAAGGTCCATTGAAGCTGCATACAGACGG GTAGCAAGTAACGTAGATCATTTATCCAAAGTGGAAAAGAAACATCCCTTAAATGTGCTTGCAAATGAACTGAGGTTGATTTCTGAGAGAGAGTTCAATGTGTTCTACCCGAAGCTATGTAAATTGTGTCCTCAATCTGTGATGATCGTGGCTATGCAATTGCACCGGGTTTATTGGGAAAGACTG AAATCATTTATTGATGGAGTATCATCTCTTTCTGAAGATGTTATATCAGTGCTTCCAGCTGCTCATTTATTGGATCAAGGCCTAACTCAGCTATATAATATTGGTAATGGAGCAAACAGCGGAGATCTGCACCATTATCCG ATTGGCGAGGTTGCTAAACCTATCATTCTTGATTGGGTGATTGCTCAGCATGCACGTATATTGGAATGGACTGGACGCGCGTTTGATCTTGAG GAATGGGAACCATTGTCATCTCAGCAAAGGCAGGCACCATCAATAATTGAAGTATTTAGGATTATAGAGGAG ACTGTGGAtcaattttttggtttcaatCTCCCTATGGACATCACACATTTGCAAGGTCTGTTATCTGTTGTCTTCCACGCCCTGGATGCCTATTTGCTGAAATTGCTCGACGAGTTAG TTGAGAAGAATCATTTATATCCATCACCTCCTCCATTGACTCGTTACAAGGAGACGACGATTCCTGTGATGAAGAAAAAGTTGCTGGAGTGTGTGCCTCTGGATGATAATGTGTATGACAAGTTGAATAGTTTGACAATACCCAAACTCTGCATCAGACTGAATACTTTAAAA TATATTCAGAAACAAATAGACATACTAGAAGAGGGGATCAGAAAATCTTGGGCACTTGTCAGACATTCTTCTGATAAAAAATGGG ACAAGAAACAGTCTCTAGGAACCTCAACATGTAATGAGCAAGTTGATGAGCTCTTTGCCACCACCTTTGAAATTATCAGGGATACTGCAGCAAATGCTATCAGCAGACTTTGTGACTTTACTG GTGCAAGAGTCGTGTTCTTGGATCTCAAGCATGCATTCCTTTTCGGTTTATACTGTGGTAATGTTGAAGGTGCTCGTTTGGATGGTGTTCTCACACATATTGATACT GTCCTTGGTCATCTATGTGGTTTAATTGATGATTCTCTTAGAGATGTCGTGGTTTTAAGCATCTTTCGGGCATCACTG GAAGGCTTTGTATGGGTGCTGCTTGATGGAGGGCCTTCTCGTGCATTTTGTGATTCAGATATTTTACTGATGGAGGATGACCTTGCCACACTAAAG GAATTTTTTGTAGCTGATGGAGAAGGCCTTCCTCGATCGCTAGTGGAGCAGGAAACAAAATTTGCTGAGCAGATACTGAACGTGTATTCTTTTCAG ACTGAAAGTATTATCCAAATGCTGATGGCTGCAAGTGAACAAATATCATCAGGCTTAGATTCACATGATCACAATCATGTGCGCTTAAATAATGCCCACACTTTGGTACGGATTTTATGCCACAAGAAAGATAGAGAGGCCTCCAAATTCTTAAAAAGGCAATATCAGTTCCCCATGTCTTCAG AGTATGATGACACTCCGTCAAAGGATCCAACTTCCCGGTCACCTCTCAGATCAGATCTTACGAATCGAAGCACGTCGTTTCATTGGAACAAGATGAGTCCTACTAGTTTTAAGACATTTAAGAAGAAACTTCAAGATGCAACATCTGAAATCAGGAACGTGGCGTGGTAG
- the LOC18776106 gene encoding uncharacterized protein LOC18776106 isoform X2, which produces MEHQPLLQRYRRDRRKLLEFLLSSSGLVTELRTPTGSAASLSHIDFDTLSADYVLDCVKSGGVLDISEATKKYFHESSYPLMIHSQLGNSFFLLSDPELSGSPPRRVPSPINVNRTSENASSSSTQMDSLNVEDIAKAGDYYGFKDRAMLSAPPKPVKDVTNMSLGLPHLNTGLSDDDLRESAYEILLASMATSGIVICSIEDRKKQRSSKLLSRLKSRKDTANVQSQPLERHLQLLNTIRVQMQISEAMDESTRQKLMLLASGRTRVQIDVPQVLLGLLNGTFKSDFPNEKSYLQWKNRQASILEELLCFSANLVAHDQQAIKRSLAVVRNSKEWDFMSLSERAEVLSVIKQVALKFSSLPGHFGIQSETYYWTSGYHLNIRLYEKLLLGVFDVLDEGQLIEEADEFLMLIKMAWPTLGITQKIHDALYGWVLFQQFVATDEPVLLEYATLELQKIISAEDDDEKLRLYMTSLLCSRQCNGSEIKLSLVEAVFYLISIWSESKLEDYHLHFSQQPCHLKKVWSLVSVVGIHTFRDGGDMKLSRLNILDEDPSTIFESYVKRSIEAAYRRVASNVDHLSKVEKKHPLNVLANELRLISEREFNVFYPKLCKLCPQSVMIVAMQLHRVYWERLKSFIDGVSSLSEDVISVLPAAHLLDQGLTQLYNIGNGANSGDLHHYPIGEVAKPIILDWVIAQHARILEWTGRAFDLEEWEPLSSQQRQAPSIIEVFRIIEETVDQFFGFNLPMDITHLQGLLSVVFHALDAYLLKLLDELVEKNHLYPSPPPLTRYKETTIPVMKKKLLECVPLDDNVYDKLNSLTIPKLCIRLNTLKYIQKQIDILEEGIRKSWALVRHSSDKKWDKKQSLGTSTCNEQVDELFATTFEIIRDTAANAISRLCDFTGARVVFLDLKHAFLFGLYCGNVEGARLDGVLTHIDTVLGHLCGLIDDSLRDVVVLSIFRASLALYGCCLMEGLLVHFVIQIFY; this is translated from the exons ATGGAGCACCAACCTCTTTTGCAGCGATATCGCCGTGATCGTCGTAAGCTCTTAGAATTTCTCTTGTCGTCGTCGGGTCTCGTCACGGAGCTCCGGACCCCGACCGGGTCCGCCGCCTCGCTTTCCCACATCGATTTTGATACTCTCAGCGCCGATTATGTCCTCGACTGCGTCAAATCCG GTGGAGTTTTGGATATATCTGAAGCAACCAAGAAGTACTTCCATGAATCTTCTTACCCTCTAATG ATTCATTCCCAATTAGGCAATTCCTTTTTTCTACTTTCTGATCCAGAATTATCTGGATCACCTCCTCGGCGTGTGCCTTCTCCCATAAATGTGAACCGAACCTCCGAGAATGCATCAAGTTCATCCACCCAGATGGATTCTTTGAATGTTGAGGACATTGCAAAGGCTGGTGATTACTATGGTTTTAAAGATAGAGCCATGCTGAGTGCACCTCCGAAGCCTGTTAAAGATGTTACGAACATGTCATTGGGATTGCCTCATCTGAACACAG GATTGTCGGATGATGACTTGCGGGAGTCGGCCTATGAAATATTGCTTGCATCTATGGCAACTTCTGG GATTGTAATATGTTCAATTGAGGACAGAAAGAAGCAAAGGAGTTCCAAATTGCTGTCCCGATTGAAGAGTAGAAAGGATACAGCAAATGTGCAGTCTCAGCCTCTTGAAAGACATTTACAGCTCCTCAACACCATCCGTGTGCAAATGCAG ATTTCAGAAGCGATGGATGAGAGCACTAGGCAAAAGTTGATGCTGTTAGCGTCAGGGAGAACACGGGTGCAAAtcgatgttcctcaagttttgttGGGGCTTTTAAATGGAACTTTTAAGTCTGATTTTCCAAatgaaaaatcttatttgCAATGGAAGAATAGACAG GCAAGTATCTTAGAAGagcttctctgtttttctgcTAATCTTGTAGCACACGATCAACAAGCTATTAAGCGCTCTCTAGCTGTGGTCAGAAATTCGAAG GAATGGGACTTTATGTCTCTATCTGAACGGGCAGAGGTTCTATCAGTTATCAAACAGGTGGCCTTGAAGTTTTCATCTCTTCCAGGACACTTCGGTATCCAAAGTGAGACCTATTATTGGACTTCTGGGTATCACCTGAATATTAGACTTTATGAAAAACTACTTCTTGGAGTGTTTGATGTTCTTGATGAAGGCCAGCTGATAGAG GAAGCTGATGAGTTCCTGATGCTTATAAAGATGGCATGGCCTACTTTAGGCATTACTCAAAAAATCCATGATGCACTATATGGGTGGGTTCTTTTCCAACAG TTTGTTGCGACAGATGAGCCTGTGCTGTTGGAATATGCAACACTAGAGTTGCAGAAAATTATATCagctgaagatgatgatgagaagTTGAGGCTATATATGACTAGCCTGTTATGTTCAAGGCAATGCAATGGCAGTGAGATAAAGCTTAGTTTGGTAGAGGCTGTCTTCTACTTGATAAGCATCTGGTCCGAGAGTAAATTGGAAGATTATCATCTGCATTTTAGTCAG cAACCTTGTCACTTAAAGAAGGTATGGAGCTTAGTGTCAGTAGTTGGCATTCATACTTTCCGTGATGGTGGTGATATGAAG TTGAGCAGGTTGAATATTCTCGATGAGGATCCTTCTACAATATTTGAATCTTATGTGAAAAGGTCCATTGAAGCTGCATACAGACGG GTAGCAAGTAACGTAGATCATTTATCCAAAGTGGAAAAGAAACATCCCTTAAATGTGCTTGCAAATGAACTGAGGTTGATTTCTGAGAGAGAGTTCAATGTGTTCTACCCGAAGCTATGTAAATTGTGTCCTCAATCTGTGATGATCGTGGCTATGCAATTGCACCGGGTTTATTGGGAAAGACTG AAATCATTTATTGATGGAGTATCATCTCTTTCTGAAGATGTTATATCAGTGCTTCCAGCTGCTCATTTATTGGATCAAGGCCTAACTCAGCTATATAATATTGGTAATGGAGCAAACAGCGGAGATCTGCACCATTATCCG ATTGGCGAGGTTGCTAAACCTATCATTCTTGATTGGGTGATTGCTCAGCATGCACGTATATTGGAATGGACTGGACGCGCGTTTGATCTTGAG GAATGGGAACCATTGTCATCTCAGCAAAGGCAGGCACCATCAATAATTGAAGTATTTAGGATTATAGAGGAG ACTGTGGAtcaattttttggtttcaatCTCCCTATGGACATCACACATTTGCAAGGTCTGTTATCTGTTGTCTTCCACGCCCTGGATGCCTATTTGCTGAAATTGCTCGACGAGTTAG TTGAGAAGAATCATTTATATCCATCACCTCCTCCATTGACTCGTTACAAGGAGACGACGATTCCTGTGATGAAGAAAAAGTTGCTGGAGTGTGTGCCTCTGGATGATAATGTGTATGACAAGTTGAATAGTTTGACAATACCCAAACTCTGCATCAGACTGAATACTTTAAAA TATATTCAGAAACAAATAGACATACTAGAAGAGGGGATCAGAAAATCTTGGGCACTTGTCAGACATTCTTCTGATAAAAAATGGG ACAAGAAACAGTCTCTAGGAACCTCAACATGTAATGAGCAAGTTGATGAGCTCTTTGCCACCACCTTTGAAATTATCAGGGATACTGCAGCAAATGCTATCAGCAGACTTTGTGACTTTACTG GTGCAAGAGTCGTGTTCTTGGATCTCAAGCATGCATTCCTTTTCGGTTTATACTGTGGTAATGTTGAAGGTGCTCGTTTGGATGGTGTTCTCACACATATTGATACT GTCCTTGGTCATCTATGTGGTTTAATTGATGATTCTCTTAGAGATGTCGTGGTTTTAAGCATCTTTCGGGCATCACTG GCTTTGTATGGGTGCTGCTTGATGGAGGGCCTTCTCGTGCATTTTGTGATTCAGATATTTTACTGA
- the LOC18776106 gene encoding uncharacterized protein LOC18776106 isoform X3, with protein MATSGIVICSIEDRKKQRSSKLLSRLKSRKDTANVQSQPLERHLQLLNTIRVQMQISEAMDESTRQKLMLLASGRTRVQIDVPQVLLGLLNGTFKSDFPNEKSYLQWKNRQASILEELLCFSANLVAHDQQAIKRSLAVVRNSKEWDFMSLSERAEVLSVIKQVALKFSSLPGHFGIQSETYYWTSGYHLNIRLYEKLLLGVFDVLDEGQLIEEADEFLMLIKMAWPTLGITQKIHDALYGWVLFQQFVATDEPVLLEYATLELQKIISAEDDDEKLRLYMTSLLCSRQCNGSEIKLSLVEAVFYLISIWSESKLEDYHLHFSQQPCHLKKVWSLVSVVGIHTFRDGGDMKLSRLNILDEDPSTIFESYVKRSIEAAYRRVASNVDHLSKVEKKHPLNVLANELRLISEREFNVFYPKLCKLCPQSVMIVAMQLHRVYWERLKSFIDGVSSLSEDVISVLPAAHLLDQGLTQLYNIGNGANSGDLHHYPIGEVAKPIILDWVIAQHARILEWTGRAFDLEEWEPLSSQQRQAPSIIEVFRIIEETVDQFFGFNLPMDITHLQGLLSVVFHALDAYLLKLLDELVEKNHLYPSPPPLTRYKETTIPVMKKKLLECVPLDDNVYDKLNSLTIPKLCIRLNTLKYIQKQIDILEEGIRKSWALVRHSSDKKWDKKQSLGTSTCNEQVDELFATTFEIIRDTAANAISRLCDFTGARVVFLDLKHAFLFGLYCGNVEGARLDGVLTHIDTVLGHLCGLIDDSLRDVVVLSIFRASLEGFVWVLLDGGPSRAFCDSDILLMEDDLATLKEFFVADGEGLPRSLVEQETKFAEQILNVYSFQTESIIQMLMAASEQISSGLDSHDHNHVRLNNAHTLVRILCHKKDREASKFLKRQYQFPMSSEYDDTPSKDPTSRSPLRSDLTNRSTSFHWNKMSPTSFKTFKKKLQDATSEIRNVAW; from the exons ATGGCAACTTCTGG GATTGTAATATGTTCAATTGAGGACAGAAAGAAGCAAAGGAGTTCCAAATTGCTGTCCCGATTGAAGAGTAGAAAGGATACAGCAAATGTGCAGTCTCAGCCTCTTGAAAGACATTTACAGCTCCTCAACACCATCCGTGTGCAAATGCAG ATTTCAGAAGCGATGGATGAGAGCACTAGGCAAAAGTTGATGCTGTTAGCGTCAGGGAGAACACGGGTGCAAAtcgatgttcctcaagttttgttGGGGCTTTTAAATGGAACTTTTAAGTCTGATTTTCCAAatgaaaaatcttatttgCAATGGAAGAATAGACAG GCAAGTATCTTAGAAGagcttctctgtttttctgcTAATCTTGTAGCACACGATCAACAAGCTATTAAGCGCTCTCTAGCTGTGGTCAGAAATTCGAAG GAATGGGACTTTATGTCTCTATCTGAACGGGCAGAGGTTCTATCAGTTATCAAACAGGTGGCCTTGAAGTTTTCATCTCTTCCAGGACACTTCGGTATCCAAAGTGAGACCTATTATTGGACTTCTGGGTATCACCTGAATATTAGACTTTATGAAAAACTACTTCTTGGAGTGTTTGATGTTCTTGATGAAGGCCAGCTGATAGAG GAAGCTGATGAGTTCCTGATGCTTATAAAGATGGCATGGCCTACTTTAGGCATTACTCAAAAAATCCATGATGCACTATATGGGTGGGTTCTTTTCCAACAG TTTGTTGCGACAGATGAGCCTGTGCTGTTGGAATATGCAACACTAGAGTTGCAGAAAATTATATCagctgaagatgatgatgagaagTTGAGGCTATATATGACTAGCCTGTTATGTTCAAGGCAATGCAATGGCAGTGAGATAAAGCTTAGTTTGGTAGAGGCTGTCTTCTACTTGATAAGCATCTGGTCCGAGAGTAAATTGGAAGATTATCATCTGCATTTTAGTCAG cAACCTTGTCACTTAAAGAAGGTATGGAGCTTAGTGTCAGTAGTTGGCATTCATACTTTCCGTGATGGTGGTGATATGAAG TTGAGCAGGTTGAATATTCTCGATGAGGATCCTTCTACAATATTTGAATCTTATGTGAAAAGGTCCATTGAAGCTGCATACAGACGG GTAGCAAGTAACGTAGATCATTTATCCAAAGTGGAAAAGAAACATCCCTTAAATGTGCTTGCAAATGAACTGAGGTTGATTTCTGAGAGAGAGTTCAATGTGTTCTACCCGAAGCTATGTAAATTGTGTCCTCAATCTGTGATGATCGTGGCTATGCAATTGCACCGGGTTTATTGGGAAAGACTG AAATCATTTATTGATGGAGTATCATCTCTTTCTGAAGATGTTATATCAGTGCTTCCAGCTGCTCATTTATTGGATCAAGGCCTAACTCAGCTATATAATATTGGTAATGGAGCAAACAGCGGAGATCTGCACCATTATCCG ATTGGCGAGGTTGCTAAACCTATCATTCTTGATTGGGTGATTGCTCAGCATGCACGTATATTGGAATGGACTGGACGCGCGTTTGATCTTGAG GAATGGGAACCATTGTCATCTCAGCAAAGGCAGGCACCATCAATAATTGAAGTATTTAGGATTATAGAGGAG ACTGTGGAtcaattttttggtttcaatCTCCCTATGGACATCACACATTTGCAAGGTCTGTTATCTGTTGTCTTCCACGCCCTGGATGCCTATTTGCTGAAATTGCTCGACGAGTTAG TTGAGAAGAATCATTTATATCCATCACCTCCTCCATTGACTCGTTACAAGGAGACGACGATTCCTGTGATGAAGAAAAAGTTGCTGGAGTGTGTGCCTCTGGATGATAATGTGTATGACAAGTTGAATAGTTTGACAATACCCAAACTCTGCATCAGACTGAATACTTTAAAA TATATTCAGAAACAAATAGACATACTAGAAGAGGGGATCAGAAAATCTTGGGCACTTGTCAGACATTCTTCTGATAAAAAATGGG ACAAGAAACAGTCTCTAGGAACCTCAACATGTAATGAGCAAGTTGATGAGCTCTTTGCCACCACCTTTGAAATTATCAGGGATACTGCAGCAAATGCTATCAGCAGACTTTGTGACTTTACTG GTGCAAGAGTCGTGTTCTTGGATCTCAAGCATGCATTCCTTTTCGGTTTATACTGTGGTAATGTTGAAGGTGCTCGTTTGGATGGTGTTCTCACACATATTGATACT GTCCTTGGTCATCTATGTGGTTTAATTGATGATTCTCTTAGAGATGTCGTGGTTTTAAGCATCTTTCGGGCATCACTG GAAGGCTTTGTATGGGTGCTGCTTGATGGAGGGCCTTCTCGTGCATTTTGTGATTCAGATATTTTACTGATGGAGGATGACCTTGCCACACTAAAG GAATTTTTTGTAGCTGATGGAGAAGGCCTTCCTCGATCGCTAGTGGAGCAGGAAACAAAATTTGCTGAGCAGATACTGAACGTGTATTCTTTTCAG ACTGAAAGTATTATCCAAATGCTGATGGCTGCAAGTGAACAAATATCATCAGGCTTAGATTCACATGATCACAATCATGTGCGCTTAAATAATGCCCACACTTTGGTACGGATTTTATGCCACAAGAAAGATAGAGAGGCCTCCAAATTCTTAAAAAGGCAATATCAGTTCCCCATGTCTTCAG AGTATGATGACACTCCGTCAAAGGATCCAACTTCCCGGTCACCTCTCAGATCAGATCTTACGAATCGAAGCACGTCGTTTCATTGGAACAAGATGAGTCCTACTAGTTTTAAGACATTTAAGAAGAAACTTCAAGATGCAACATCTGAAATCAGGAACGTGGCGTGGTAG
- the LOC18776384 gene encoding heat stress transcription factor B-2b — translation MASLQADQNGDSGPVNGAGGGGDSQRTLPTPFLTKTYQLVDDPSVDDLISWSEDGSAFIVWRPAEFARDLLPKYFKHNNFSSFVRQLNTYGFRKVVPDRWEFANDCFKRGEKGLLREIQRRKISPSVSASPAAITATLATVSVVAPGVSPSNSGDEQVISSNSSPVAPPATMLSRIRSCTTTSDVLEENERLRKENMQLSHELTQLRGLCNNILALMTNYASGQLEGGGGGGGSVMDEGKPLELSPVQEAEPSENGVVREGSKAEASAEEEEDEEEETRPRLFGVSIGVKRVRRDEEEEEQHREGSEAMKSEPSDGSSKRDQDSTWLELGK, via the exons ATGGCGTCGTTGCAGGCCGACCAGAACGGCGACTCCGGCCCGGTTAACGGCGCTGGAGGAGGTGGAGACTCACAAAGGACGCTTCCGACGCCGTTTTTGACCAAAACGTATCAGCTGGTGGACGATCCGTCCGTCGACGATTTGATCTCGTGGAGCGAAGACGGATCGGCCTTCATAGTCTGGCGACCCGCCGAATTCGCCAGAGATTTGCTCCCCAAGTATTTCAAGCATAACAACTTCTCCAGCTTCGTCCGCCAGCTCAACACTTAC GGATTTCGGAAAGTTGTGCCGGATCGGTGGGAGTTCGCGAACGATTGCTTCAAAAGAGGTGAGAAAGGCCTCCTACGGGAGATTCAGCGCCGGAAAATCTCGCCGTCGGTGTCGGCGTCGCCTGCGGCGATTACCGCTACGTTGGCGACGGTATCTGTGGTGGCTCCCGGGGTATCTCCGTCGAACTCCGGCGACGAGCAAGTGATCTCGTCGAACTCGTCGCCGGTGGCGCCTCCGGCTACGATGTTGAGCCGAATCCGGAGCTGCACCACCACGTCGGACGTTCTGGAAGAGAACGAGCGGCTCAGGAAAGAGAACATGCAGCTAAGTCACGAGCTGACTCAGCTGCGCGGCTTGTGCAACAATATATTGGCTTTGATGACGAACTACGCTTCTGGTCAGTTGGAGGGCGGCGGCGGTGGCGGTGGGAGTGTAATGGATGAGGGTAAGCCTCTGGAGCTGTCGCCGGTGCAGGAGGCTGAGCCGTCTGAAAATGGTGTCGTTCGCGAGGGGTCTAAGGCGGAGGCTTCGgcggaggaagaggaagacgaggaggaggagacgAGGCCGAGGCTATTTGGGGTGTCCATTGGGGTGAAGCGCGTGCGGAGAGacgaggaggaagaggagcaGCATCGGGAAGGGTCTGAGGCGATGAAATCAGAGCCGTCAGATGGGAGTTCGAAGCGCGATCAGGACTCCACGTGGCTGGAGCTCGGAAAGTGA